The window ccgttttttcttttccccttgcTGGCCGGACCCCCCTTCAGTCTTGTTTACGCTGGAGGAGGTCAGTCTTGGCGGATGCAAGATGGGGTTTGAGAGATCAGACAAATTCAAACCAGGACGACGCGGACTAGGAGGCCGGATATTAGCTAATGTGGAACTATGACCATGACTTtgatctggagaaaaaaaaatgtgattcaaCAACATGCCAAGAAAGAGTACTTGTACAATATTTTCTGTGGGATTATTTCATTGGCTACAGATAATGTTCTCACCGGGATTAGGGGTGTAATGCCCCCTGGCTGTCTGTCGGGTTTGTTTGGGAAGCTCTTTGTACTTTAGTTTCCCAGACACGGGTCTGCGTTTCTCTACATAGGGGCCAAAGGACACCTTTGGTCTTTCAATGACTTTTAACGAGGTGGGGCTCCTTTTATGAGATGGTTCTTTCACGTGTGGCACTTTGGACATTGCGATATCTGTTCAAATTACAAATGACATAATAAATCACTAATATTAATTCAGGGAAGATAGTGCGTGCTTGAAAATAAATGGCGTCTGTCTCCACCTGGTGGAAATAAAAGGACATTGGTCAGGGTACAACTGCCCTTAATTATTTCCATATCCAAATAAAGGATTTCATCCTACAAATCCCCTGGCCCCCTGTTACCTATTCAGGTctacaaaatgaaatcacagaTTTTGAGTACAATTTTAAAAgggccagtttttttttaattgcttttggAACATATTGTTAATCCACATGAAGCTTTGACTTAAGAGGAGACAATGACCATTAAACCAACAAAGTGTGATCCCCATCATTGCAAACCGTTATAGTCCTTATCCTCTAAATAACTCAAAATACATGTTTCAAACTGATTCTCTGTAAAGAGCAGTCCAAAAACTTACCATATTTTGTGCTAGGATACCGGAGGATGGATTTAGCAGTTTCCTAATAAAACAAGAGGCGTGCATTCAGTATATATGATAACGTTAATGTATAACTGAGTGAATTAAAAAGCACCTGTTTTGGAGTAGAACTCCTCTGTTCTGTAAAGTCCTTTGATTTATCCTCTTTGGGTGAACAGAAGACAGTTGGCAAATTGTTTAAATTTTTAATAATAAGACTAAATTATTCTGGTTTAATTTTGACAATTAGCTTTTAGAATTCCACATCTCACCTTTTGCCTCCTTGAGAACTGATTGGGCCTGAGTTGCACTTTGGTCTCCATTATTAATCGCAACAAAATTCAACACAACATCATCAGTGTCAGTCAGGAGAGAGAGCCTCTTGGTTAATGGGTCAACTAAGGCCGGTCTCTGACCACAGCTTCTGGGAACCACAAACAACACAGTAATGTaggaaagaaaatcattttgatAATAGTTATTTTTAGTGGATTATTTTGTCCCCATAGGTTTTTACTTTCGTTAACCAGCAGAATATTTACTGCATACAGTGCAACAGTAAAATGCATGAACGTAGCCATGGTTATGTCACTAAGTGTTGGTTTTAAAGAATAGAGTTTGGCATTTTGGCCTtagccatcttgtttttttgcaagcAGAAGCCACACAACTTAAACACTTAGCAGGACATTTTTGGGGAACCTAACGTTTACAATTAACTTTCATAAACTGAACACACACTTAATGAGTTGAAGTTAGTGTGAACACCCACACTATGTCTCAATGTCAATTATGAAGAAGTCACGACCTGCTCCATCGTCAATTTCACTCTAACAAACATAACGTTGTATTAAAGAAGACTTGCCTATAAACTCTTGATTATAATGCGGgtcgaaaaaaaaaatcagttaagAAATACAGCGGTTTTCTCTCAGACTTCTTTAAGACAACCTGCGTTATGTCTGCCCACGATGGGCATTGGGCAATAGGAACAATTTAATTTTAGGAGACTAAAACGCCATACAAACATTCCCAAGGACGATGTGTCTTTCTTTATACTATagacaagacaaaacaaacatcaaatcggttctgtatttttctcattttctccagATCCTCAGTGGACCCTCTATCAAGTCAAGGCTGAGTGGAAACACCTAAACTGACCTGTCGGACATTCAGTGTACCTTTGGTCAGCAACATGCGTCAAAGACGAGCTTTTCTGCAGAGGTGGATGGTCAGAGGAGAACTGCAGTATGGCAGCTCTGCGCTCAGTGTCTCTGACTGAAGAACCATCTAGAAGACACGGGGGGAGAAttagtaatgtttaaaacgttgcaCAATATGGGCCACGTGGCTGTACCTTACCTATTTTACGTAGGTTAGGCATGGCGTGAAGCAGACAGGGACGGTACTGTGGGTACCTTTTGGTCAGAGGGTTGAGCCTCAGGTCAAGCTCTCTCAAAGCGGACAGCTCGAACAGCACTTTCACCTCTTCAAGGGAGGGTATGCAGTTATAGTACAGGATCAGCCTCTCCAGCACGTTCAAATGTTGAACTCCCTGCGGAGGAGAACATAcagtattaaaatgtataacgAAAATGGATCTTATTGAACACCAACGAACAGGTTTGCAGCATTCAGCTAAAGGATGTGTCACAGCGTTAAAGCCCAACGTTACCTCGACGGAGACCAACGCATTGCAGGAGAGGTCCAGAGACCTAAGTCGGATAAAGTTATTCAGTGAGTTTCCCAGACGTCTTATCTTCTCCTCGTGCGTTCCCGGGAGGCTCAGTGAGCGGACATCACCTGTTTAACGAGTTTAATGTATGAATGAGAAAAGCGCTGCTGATGCTGTGGTTCGCCGCTAGTGACGTCAACTATGCTATGCTAGCAATGTTAGCTACTGTTAGCTTAGCCGCCGATGCTAATGCTTGGGAAAGTAACGTTAACTAACCTCACCTGCCTAATTCTGTTTAATATGAGCTAAGCCACGCAGCTTAGCCTTTACGtcaaattatatttatttccacACAACATGACCATTAGCATGACATTATATTACCGAGAAATGGATGTTTTAATTGTAGTTTCTCCCGTATCCATTGCTCTGTTATGGTTGTCAAACACTGCGCCGCCATACTTTTCGAACTTGCCTTCAGGTAATTACTGCTGTTTTGCTGCGTTACTGCGGGCAACTGCATCGCCGCGTGATTACTGCTGTTACTTCCGCCAATAGTGATGGGCTATCACACTCAATTGAAAATGTTGTAGCATACTATTAGATGTGGATATCTATTAATTTAAGCTGAACTGTTAAGGCTGAGTAAAattaataatgttaaaaaaagtgttctCATCGTCGTGTGTTGGCTAGAgcagtatttatatatatatatatcaaatgttAGTTGAGAAATAAACATATGTTTAAAATACATATGGGTTACATAAACGTATGATAAGTTCGTTCATTTGTAGAGCACAGTCTCGTGTAAAAAGAGGGTTAAATGACCTTATATACCCCATATAAATCAATACAGGAGTATTGCACCAAAATACAATGAATCCTTATTGGCCCATGGTACCTTTGGTTTTAGCCGCTGGTGCAGTCGCACAGTTCACGAGGGACCATGAAGGCATCTCTTGGAGCATGCGCACTTGCCATATCCGGACTTGTCACGTGTGAAAACAAACGTTCAAGTATTCCTGCCCAAAGTTTGGCTCTTTGTGCTCTATGATTAGCTGACTTTATAAAATAATATGCGATAACCAGATACATGAAACAGGTGCAGTAACTAACTACAAACACATTCAATAGAAACAACGTTCTCTGTTGCCAATATCGTGGATGTTTACATCGTCCTCAGCATCGATGGAGTTCCCTGTGACAGAGTGCGTAATAACGTCTTGTTCCGACATAATTTTGTCTGCCACAGCATTTTACTCCTCCTACAAACTTTTTAAGGTAGGTGTCATTCAGCATTGGACCAGTGTAGAAGATGTTACAAATTACTAATGGACTTCGATGCCATTTTTGGTTCCAGTTTCTCAAACGTGAGGATGTTCTACATTTTCTTATTCATGTTTATCTTTTGATTTTGTAAAAAAACTTTCCGATTGTTATTTTTAGTTATAAAATAGGTATTCAATAAATCCATGTGTAACATTTTTCACTATTTAATTTTGCATTCTGCATTTCCTTCTCACTGCAGAATCACAGGGCTCCTTCAGTGGGCCTCTTCCTGCTCGGACTCTCTGCAGCACTTTGCATCCTTCTTCCCTGCAGTCCGTACCTCACCTCCATCAAGAGAGAAACAGAGTGGGCTGGAGAGGTTTTTGCCCCAGTGCTGTTCGCCTTTGACTTCCTTTGGCTCAGTGAAGACCACAACACGGCATACATTCTGCTCTGTGGTTCCTGTCTGCTGCTGGGATTAAGTGACTGGCTCTCAGCAGATGCTCTGGCGCTCATGACGCGTTGCCTTGGATTGTCCTCCCTGTCTTGCTGCCTGATGGTGTGTCTGTTTGCTAGTAATGCTTTAGGAGCCTTTGGCGGTGTCGCCCTCAGCCTCCCGTTGCTTTTGGCTCAAAATGTCAGAGCAAACACTGTAGCTCCACTCATTTATCCAGCTGCAACAGAGGGTCTCATCAAGGGTCTGTTAAAGGCCTCCATGGCGGTTGGCTGTTGGGTGTCCACTCAAGCCATCAGCAGGTTTCGGTTGGACGTGATTGATCAATGTAACGTTGACTTTTAGTAAATCAGTAgatgtcttttgtgtgtttcaaaatAGACCCATGCATAGATGAATATGCCTAACGTAAAATAATTTCAAAGTATTTGTGAGGACTTTTTCAGTTTCCAGTTCcattaaaacaaacatgagAAGTTTGCCTTGATGAGCGCAACTGTTTTCAGACCAGCTATTGGAATATTTCCAATTTAGTCGGAGATTACAGGCATCGTTAATACTTTGTGATTGCTTTGAATATGACTTGAGCCATTGGTTTAAGTCCACATGCACTACACAATGATGGATATTTAATATGTGGGAAAAACACAATGACGATAACTGCTTTTCATACAGGTTCATGCTTGCTGTTTTAAAGTGTAAAGTAAAACTGTCCCAATTGTAATTAATTGGAGGTGGAATTTCCCAAGTAAGACCACTTAAGATACCACTGAACAAATGTATTTGCTTGAGATATGCATGGAGACATTCTGCATCACATGGATGCAGATATAACCGTTTCAGAAATAATGAGTGCGTTGGTGACATTTATGATGCATTTCAATGGGATGTGGCCACTATGTgggcattttcattttccatgtgtgtttgtgtttgtgtttaaaattgtCAAGATTCTAGAACGTTGTACTATTTGTTAAGCTAACAACATGTCTCTTTATTAGTTTTAGTGTTCCAAAAACATCTGGCTACCTCAGAGTATGGGTCCTATTTGTTCTGCAGCTTCAGCGCTATTGCTGTCCAAATGTCTGCAGTGGTCTAAGCTCTGGACTCTGCTcttgactcctcctcctcatttgaTACTTATTATATCACTTCCTGTATTGCTTACTTCGTTTTTAGTGGCGATAATGTTAACAGAAATGTTGTTACGCTTTGTCCACAATGTTGTCCTTGCAAAATATTAACACTCTTTACAGATACCTGAAGGGGCACTGCAGCTTTTCTGTCAGGATTTCAAAGTTGTGATTGGCTTCCTCAGCAGTTTTACTGCAGTATATCAAACAGGCACCAGAGTCCCATTCTGTGGGAcagggtttttaaaaatgtctcatgtaattgtatttattgtcattgatttgtcatttgttttgcttCTATTGATACAACATGTTTCACCCATGTATTGTCCTtgcaaactattaaaaaaagaaatagctaAAGAATAGTATAAGTGCATTATGCCGTACTGTATTGTTTTTATGAGCACCTAGAACCTGGTATATCTCATCCATCTCTGTATCTGGCTCCTGGAATCAATAGCAACCCCCTCCTCGTTCAATTAGTTTCCATGCCAAATCCGTCACTCTTCCACTGCAGCGGTCAGGAACCTGCACTGAGCATGCTCGCTGCAGATGCTGCCTGTAGATGGAGAAGAGGCGAGAGAGAACGGCGGAGTCACACACGCAGTGCTGGGATGCTGTTGCAGCTCTGAGTAAAAGGGCTGCATGGGAACATTTGTCATTGACAACACAGATGGAGTGTGAAGGGGGAATACAAACTATTTGGATATCAGATTGTCGTCaccaaagaggaaaaggaggtaAATACTACAAATTTTTCAATGTTATTGATTTGTGTACTGAGCTAAAATACATAACGAATGTGGTCCCTCTGGAGAATCCCTGATGTGTCGAGATCAATTTTTATATTCATGCACCCTCTGATTGTCTTAAAAGACTTAAGTGTTTCTCTTCATCTGGGTGATAAGtataatgttttatgtttttctgCTGCAAGATAGAGATACATATTTCATTATTGGGTGAATCTGTCTTTTACAGGGGGACTTGGACGGGGTAGAGATGTATGCCTTCTATTCCCTCTTAGTCTACATTTTCTACACTGTCTttaagaaggaggaggaggatgaagcttTGGAGGGGGCGCAGGGATCTTCCTCAGACGTAGGTCTAGCCACATCATGTCCAGCCTTTGTGGTTCCTATGTCAGAATAAACCATTTTATCCTGGGAACATGTATGCGTCATCTACCACCTGACACAAAAAGGCTTTGCTGTtataaataatgacaaaattGGTTGTGTAATTGTTATTTCTTTTGTGTGCCTTTCTATGCGTGCAATGTGTAAATATTATGCGTATTACTGTCTGACCCCCATGTATCTTGCTATGCTCAGGAGCAAATacctgtttccatggaaacagggGGCAGAAGGAAAAATGGCCACACCTCCAAAATGGGAAAAAAGGCCTGTGTTCAGCTTGGTGAATCCAGTGAGTTCTCAAATAGGTTTTATGTATCCTCCAACATAAAGGCTGTCATAtgatatagaaaaatgatagaTTTATAATATTGTTTTACTAATTGATTTTTGAGTACATACATTCCTCTACTTGCTTATTACTTTGTTTATGTGATTTGTTTTCACCCAGGCAGTAGCAGTGACAGCGATGACATGTCTCTGAGtgatgaaggagaggaagacggCCCGGACATCTCAGCGTGCACTCCTCTGGCAGCATTTCTGTCCTTCAAACAGGAGGCCGAGAAGAGGAGGGCCTCCCAAGTTCACCCAGAAACAACGGGAAAGGTGTAGTGAACCGGTGTCTTCAACTTGACTGAGCTGCTCACTTGTTACTTCAATTATCAGCTCCCCGAATAGGAGCTTCTGCTCTGTTAAACCTTGTATGTATGCGTGCTTCCGTGTTGCACAGTTGACAGAATCTCCCCTGGTGGCGGTGATGTCCCACTTGCTGAGTTTTCTGGAGCAGTACTCCCActttcagcagctgcagcagcaggtcgaCCAGTACCGGGTGCAGCTGAAGAGACACCGCGTGCAGCACCGCCGCCAGATGAAAGCTCTGCGAGTGTCATACCGCCAGCGCCTCCGGGACAAGAGCAGCATCATCAGCAGCCTGGAGGAGGCCTTCAGCCAGCAACCGGCACCCGGTGCGCTGAGCGAGGGTGAGGGAGAAAGTGAAGTAGGAAAAAGATGGGATGGGGGAGGCTGTAATGAAAGGTTAGGGATTCATCTCCATGTAGAGGTCAACTGTTTTGAATAACCTCAGAGACACATGGATGGCTTTTTGTGAAAGGAGAAGCAGAAAGCGACATTGGGAAATGATATTTCAGTGTGGATGAGATCATTTGATGGATTGGAAAGacaatgaataatgaaagcCATAATAGGTGTATAGCCACTGGGTTATATAATACAGTTGGGTGCTGTCGTTTTGCAGTTGTGGAAATTCATAAATTTTCCATTACTGGGATTCCTAAAACAGTGTCCGGTTTAGTTCCCTTCAGTCTACCAAAAGGTGGTTTATCCATTGTCAGTTCACCTTAGATTAGCTTTCTCTTCAGCCAGGAACACCCTGTATAACATTTCATAGAGGAATACAGCAGCGGAGCAGCAGGCTGATTAGATTAATGTGGGTATTGGTGTAGGTCAAGACACCAGACGAACACTTGACAGCCGTGATTGACTTCAAAGGTTTCTGCTGTGTTTCTGATTTGACCAGATGGTTCTTTGACATCGGGGCAGAAGGGTAGCGACACCAACGTCACAGTCCAACATCCCTTTTCAGTGCATAGGTACAGCGTGTTAACAAGTGGTTGAAGCTGTAGACGGATCGGATCGCTGTCCTGAGACTGACTGATACAGCCTCAGAAATACGTCATTATGTATGAAAATCTGGGACAGGTGAATCTCCGTGTGCAGGTGTGCTTAAGGAGAGGATCTCGTGTGGACTGACCCTCATTATTCACAGGACAAAGATACATTATTCTGTGGCGCAGGTCTTTGGTGCTTGGCTATTGATTCTACAGTAGCTCTTTACTATGAATTAAACATGGCTTAGAGTGCTGTTTTAGTTCTTGCAAAAGCACTTACAAAGTCGGGCACATGTCAGGCATCACGTGTACTTGTGTTGGATAAAAATAGCCCAAAGTTCATGTCCCATGTGTTACAAGGCTGTTCAGCTTGTTTGTTTACTGTAATGCAACTTGCAGGGACAAGTGATATAAGACAGGTGCAAGTATATTCCCCACTAGTGCATCTCGTCTGTGTCGTCCTCTTTATCAGTATACGATTTTAGTGAATGAACGTTGTTCCATTCAGTTGTCAgtcaacaaacatttttttacattttaatctttTCAAGCTACtgttttaaatatacaaagcTATCTCAGGGCCTCTGTGGACGTTTCACATTTATTGAAAGCACATATTTTCTAACACCTCTGATGTTCAGCTGTAGCctgtagttttgtttttatttgcattttcctccacctttccctgCACCATTGTCACAGAGCAAACTTTACATGGCATGCTGATAGAATTAGCAAAAGGCCCATTCGGGAAAATCAGATGTGTGGCAGCTCCTGCTAAATCCTTGAGGAAAAGGACAGTATTAAGAAAGGCAATCTTGCTGATAAACAAAAGAGGAGTTTTGGTAGGTTGTTTTGTATTCATTCTCTACCTTACTCCAGGCTTCATATGGGAAGATGCAGCAATCTGTTACCTTGGCCAGGAGACGTGAGAGTGAAAACAAGACACTGATCCCTACACGGTGTGTGAATAAAAAGGCTACTTACTTAATGTCGATTAATATTACACACGCACCAACAGAGAACTAAGAAAACAGGTCGAAGAAGTTGAAACAATATTGGCTGGTTCTACTTCTAAATATGACAGAATAGGATTACCGTTGTGTGTCATTATTCAGGCTGATGGTGATGATCCAGAAGCTGATTGTATTGTGCTTATTTAATGTCCCCCAGGGGAGTCCAGCAGTGATGCAGG is drawn from Pungitius pungitius chromosome 11, fPunPun2.1, whole genome shotgun sequence and contains these coding sequences:
- the cep72 gene encoding centrosomal protein of 72 kDa isoform X3, translated to MLQEMPSWSLVNCATAPAAKTKGDVRSLSLPGTHEEKIRRLGNSLNNFIRLRSLDLSCNALVSVEGVQHLNVLERLILYYNCIPSLEEVKVLFELSALRELDLRLNPLTKRYPQYRPCLLHAMPNLRKIDGSSVRDTERRAAILQFSSDHPPLQKSSSLTHVADQRSCGQRPALVDPLTKRLSLLTDTDDVVLNFVAINNGDQSATQAQSVLKEAKEDKSKDFTEQRSSTPKQETAKSILRYPSTKYDIAMSKVPHVKEPSHKRSPTSLKVIERPKVSFGPYVEKRRPVSGKLKYKELPKQTRQTARGHYTPNPDQSHGHSSTLANIRPPSPRRPGLNLSDLSNPILHPPRLTSSSVNKTEGGSGQQGEKKKRGSYRKPLEMLLNLVDKHWTGERSLHHNNNFLSQAVQILSMMESDISSREAEVRTLRGETDALSVRAAAREEEHKSEVRSLSGQLEKACGGVVSGIGRRKECGSSDGLGVFGRAHCIYCIFSSQGKLNEQLKIVLEENVALQKQLIKLERQYLKSMMRSSPITQIKAAQTEVEELRREIEGLRVKVHEAEKVKDLSNMLQESHRSLVATNECLLAELKGSGEL
- the cep72 gene encoding centrosomal protein of 72 kDa isoform X2, which codes for MQLPAVTQQNSSNYLKASSKSMAAQCLTTITEQWIREKLQLKHPFLGDVRSLSLPGTHEEKIRRLGNSLNNFIRLRSLDLSCNALVSVEGVQHLNVLERLILYYNCIPSLEEVKVLFELSALRELDLRLNPLTKRYPQYRPCLLHAMPNLRKIDGSSVRDTERRAAILQFSSDHPPLQKSSSLTHVADQSCGQRPALVDPLTKRLSLLTDTDDVVLNFVAINNGDQSATQAQSVLKEAKEDKSKDFTEQRSSTPKQETAKSILRYPSTKYDIAMSKVPHVKEPSHKRSPTSLKVIERPKVSFGPYVEKRRPVSGKLKYKELPKQTRQTARGHYTPNPDQSHGHSSTLANIRPPSPRRPGLNLSDLSNPILHPPRLTSSSVNKTEGGSGQQGEKKKRGSYRKPLEMLLNLVDKHWTGERSLHHNNNFLSQAVQILSMMESDISSREAEVRTLRGETDALSVRAAAREEEHKSEVRSLSGQLEKACGGVVSGIGRRKECGSSDGLGVFGRAHCIYCIFSSQGKLNEQLKIVLEENVALQKQLIKLERQYLKSMMRSSPITQIKAAQTEVEELRREIEGLRVKVHEAEKVKDLSNMLQESHRSLVATNECLLAELKGSGEL
- the cep72 gene encoding centrosomal protein of 72 kDa isoform X4, with protein sequence MQLPAVTQQNSSNYLKASSKSMAAQCLTTITEQWIREKLQLKHPFLGDVRSLSLPGTHEEKIRRLGNSLNNFIRLRSLDLSCNALVSVEGVQHLNVLERLILYYNCIPSLEEVKVLFELSALRELDLRLNPLTKRYPQYRPCLLHAMPNLRKIDGSSVRDTERRAAILQFSSDHPPLQKSSSLTHVADQRSCGQRPALVDPLTKRLSLLTDTDDVVLNFVAINNGDQSATQAQSVLKEAKEDKSKDFTEQRSSTPKQETAKSILRYPSTKYDIAMSKVPHVKEPSHKRSPTSLKVIERPKVSFGPYVEKRRPVSGKLKYKELPKQTRQTARGHYTPNPDQSHGHSSTLANIRPPSPRRPGLNLSDLSNPILHPPRLTSSSVNKTEGGSGQQGEKKKRGSYRKPLEMLLNLVDKHWTGERSLHHNNNFLSQAVQILSMMESDISSREAEVRTLRGETDALSVRAAAREEEHKSEVRSLSGQLEKACGGVGKLNEQLKIVLEENVALQKQLIKLERQYLKSMMRSSPITQIKAAQTEVEELRREIEGLRVKVHEAEKVKDLSNMLQESHRSLVATNECLLAELKGSGEL
- the cep72 gene encoding centrosomal protein of 72 kDa isoform X1; translation: MQLPAVTQQNSSNYLKASSKSMAAQCLTTITEQWIREKLQLKHPFLGDVRSLSLPGTHEEKIRRLGNSLNNFIRLRSLDLSCNALVSVEGVQHLNVLERLILYYNCIPSLEEVKVLFELSALRELDLRLNPLTKRYPQYRPCLLHAMPNLRKIDGSSVRDTERRAAILQFSSDHPPLQKSSSLTHVADQRSCGQRPALVDPLTKRLSLLTDTDDVVLNFVAINNGDQSATQAQSVLKEAKEDKSKDFTEQRSSTPKQETAKSILRYPSTKYDIAMSKVPHVKEPSHKRSPTSLKVIERPKVSFGPYVEKRRPVSGKLKYKELPKQTRQTARGHYTPNPDQSHGHSSTLANIRPPSPRRPGLNLSDLSNPILHPPRLTSSSVNKTEGGSGQQGEKKKRGSYRKPLEMLLNLVDKHWTGERSLHHNNNFLSQAVQILSMMESDISSREAEVRTLRGETDALSVRAAAREEEHKSEVRSLSGQLEKACGGVVSGIGRRKECGSSDGLGVFGRAHCIYCIFSSQGKLNEQLKIVLEENVALQKQLIKLERQYLKSMMRSSPITQIKAAQTEVEELRREIEGLRVKVHEAEKVKDLSNMLQESHRSLVATNECLLAELKGSGEL